TGAATCTCGGGCAAGAAGAGGTAGTCCCGGGTGGATTAACAGTTTCTTTAACCAAGCCACTGTCTTCGCCCTTGAAATTTCTGGTAAAACTGATCCATTGTCTCCGAACAAGATGGAATTACgcaaatatatttacttttacagACAAGGAAATGTCCTTCTGCCAAGTCACAGGTTCCAAAGCACTTTGGCatctccagaaaacaaacaacccttaccttgcttttttttggggAGCCAAAGCACAGTTTACAGCATGGGATGTAATCTGAGCATGCAAACCAAAGCTACTGGTTTGGTCTGAGCTTCCTTCCCACCAGGAAGCTCAGCTGCTACAAGAGACAGTAAGGGCTGCACACAGGAGTAGCTTGATTAGACACCTTGTTTTATTCTCTACAAACCACATAACAAGTGACGTTTGGGCAGCCTGCAGTGATTCAGATTTTGGCCTGCTGCACAGGATGCTCAGCTTCTGAGTGGGGAGCAAGGAAAATATGGTGCTGTGTGCTTTGGGGTTTACAGCGATGCCTCAGCTTTTGATAAAGCAGCTCTGGTCTTAGGTATGGAGTGATTTGACAGCAGGGagttctgccttttttccctccagtctTGATCAATTCtgttgaaaagtgtttttttcctcataggATCCctgtaaaaacagaaggaaagctgTTACCCTGGTATTGcctctgcaatatttttaatggtgtttgtttttatgccTAACTAGGTATTTTAAATGGGTCTGATATTTCAGGAAGTCCTGAgaacagaaacttaaaaaaaaaaaaaaagggggggttggaggggactTCTGGAATCCACCCTCATACTCCGTTTAAGAGGGCGGTTAAGCCAAAGTTTTTGAACTACTATTACaccaagtgatttttttttgtttttaatggaggAGAATGCATTTCAATGATATGAATTTCTACAAATTGGGtatattttaaagtatcttCTCAGGTGTTTTCTGTAAGAGTGAAGACAGACACTTACACATAAGCTGGTCCGCCTGAACCTTCCAAGGATAGCATAGATTATCCTGCAGATGTAGGGCAAAAAAGAATATGATTGCAACATAATGAACAAGAATTGCTTCTGTGTAATACTGCAAGAGGTTCCAAGTAATCAGATTTTGTTGGAATAAGCAAGCAGGAAGAGTGATAACATGCTTACGATGTGTAGGCAATAAGTTATCATCAACACTATAATAAATTTATAAAGCTCACAAAGGATTtaatcaaattattttgaaatctaTGGCTCAATGTCTGTTGGTAAGGAATAAAGACAACAGCTCCACATCAGGTCATCTATCCTGGATTGCAGGATTGCAATTCCTGGACTGCAAACCCAACGTCTATCCCGTGAAGACATTTTACGTGCTCAGTGGCAGATCCTCTGCCTAAAATGTGCTTTTACTCTCTTCTACCAAGGGAGCCAACATTTTCAGCACCAGTTTCAGAAAACACCCACCGACATTTGCTTGAGTCTGTCTTGCATCCGTTCGCTTTGTCTGGGATCCCGGTTTCCTCCATTTGCTCTTTCGCGGGGTTTAGACCAGCCTGAACCAGCACAGCTTCTACATGTCCCAGGGTGCTTCTTTCTTGTCCTtaacaaaaaaatatgcttGCAATGGAAGGGAAAAGCTCCTCTAAAGCCTATTTAAATTTATGAGCATGTCGTAACAGACATTGGATTAGGCCCATTGTTTCCCGGTTTCGTTCTtgtaaataatgttatttttattcaccATTGTTCCCACTGAAGGTTTTTGGCCCTAAATTTCTAACCAGAGACACAGCATCTTGTAGAATAATGTATACATATGGTTTTTTGACAAACAGTTGTTAATGAAGAGTTTTTGGGTACGTTTTTGTCAGCTGTGCACTGAATGGGCTGGATTTGTCCCCGTAGAGCTGCCCAGCTCACAGCCGCTCGCACGGCACAGGTCCCTGCCCTTTATGCTCAGGATTTTCGAGCACTCTCGGAGCTGTAAAACTGTTTGTACAATGCACAAAAACTCAGCCACGCTTTTGGTAGTTCTCCacaatttctgtttccttcctttgcttttcatttaagCATATTAAAACCCACCTCGGTCACGCCGCCAGCAAAATGGATGCGTGTCTCTAGAGCCAGAAATCGTCAGTGAGTCACGCTGTGGCAAGAGCCAAGCCCTTGCAAAAGGATCAACCGCAACCCAAAAGGTGGTGCCTGGCCAACTTACCAGTCTCCTTTTGAAGCTTTATTTTGGTAAGGACGAGAATAGCGATAGTGATGAAAATCAGCAAAAGCAGAGCCGATAGCACACCTGGGAGCAGGTGTGATTCACCTGATGAGCTGGAAAGATGAACCATCGGAATTAAATTGGATTTCGAGTTAAAGACCGTGTTGTTGAATGGAGGCTGTAGATTTTACACCAAAGAGCACGAAAGAGTTATAAACAGACTGAATCAAAGGAGAACAGCCAACAAAGTCAAGTAGAGATGAAATTGTTTGATCTAGAGCTTGGCTTATGAGGAAGTAATTTCTACAGCTACCTCTGCTCTGCCATGTGGGGCTTATGCTGCCCGCTGAATTATCCCCCCCAAGAGGAAAATGTGCTATTTTCATCATATAAACTCCCAAGCAAGGTTCATACTCTTTCTTTGCAAGTTCTTCTAAGTTGTCGTTCTGTTGCAGGGTGTCTACGTGCCATCTCCTTGTGAAAATGCCATAAATGCTATCAGAGCTCGACACGCGGATAGAGCTTTGCCAGGAACGGTGCAAAATCCGACCCTTTATACAGGAGCGTGACTTAAGGTAGGTAGCATGCTCCTCCTGGCTGGATGGTAGCTAAATGTGGTTTGAGGGAGGCTGTGGATGGGGAGGACAGGGTTGTAGAGAGGGTTGTAGAGGGGAGAACAGTGTTGTTTCATGCTGGGGGGGAAGACGCAAGCCCCGAGGTGTGCAGAGGGGCTGCTCGGGACATTGAGCTGGATTTGTGGACTGTGGTGTTTCTTCAGTTATGACTGATACTGCAATATCTGATACATCTGTGCCAGCTATGCAAATCACTTCACCTGGCACTGGATGGTGGCCATAGCCGGGATGAAGGGTCTAAGGGCTGCTCGCAGCCGTCCTGGCTAACAGGAAAACCCAGGAGTTAAAATTACCAGGGAGCAAACTGTCTCTGGGGTGAGCAGCATGGCTTTTTTATAGAAGTCCTATGGAGTAATTACTGGCCAAAATAGCTCACAGCCTTTTGATTAACCTTGTCCAAAGACAGGTCCTTATGCAACGCAGAGCACCCAAACACCGCACTGGTTACTGACTGCCCATGATGAGTGGGATAAGGTGCGCCATGAAGCATGTAGCAGCTACTGATTTGCCAGCATTATTGCTCAAGCCTAATGTTTCCTAATGTCCTGTCTCCACACTaaccaaaggaaaacagacaggAGCACATCTGTTGACTCTGGCAGCTGATCTACAGGAGTGACCAGCACCAGAAGATTTCGAGACCAGTTCAAAGATCCACTCCTCAGATAGACAGGAGATAAGCTTGCCAACTGCTTTTCTAATTACACCCATCTCCTATCAGAGTTTATAACTTGCAGCCTCTGCACAACCTAAGTAGAGGCCAGGGGAATTGGGCAGATGGGTGCAAACCACCAAGTTTGCATCTCGGAGAAAAGTGGCTGTGAGCTTACCTCTCGTGATAGATGCTGCTGCGGGAGGTCACCAAAGTGCCAGGGGGGGCAGtgggcagctgggtgctggtgccCATGGTGCCCATGGTGCCTGCAGTGTACTTGGTGCCTGTGGTATACGTGGTGCCTGCGGTGTACGTGGTGCCCGCAGTGTATCTGGTGCCTGCAGTGTTCCTCTGCGTGGGCATGCTGAAGGCTGCCAGGCTTGATGGCAAAATGGGGTTCATAAGAGTGTATGTTTCTGGGTTTTGTGAAGTGCAGGttcctgcaaagaaaatgattttgagGCTTGAATACCCAtctttttgcagaaaacattccTGATTTACCAAAAGTTTATGCATTTCACCTTGCAGTtgatggaaaaaatatgcaGCATAATATGACCAAACTCAAGTATTTATACTATGGAAAGCAATTTGGGAATACCAATGAAAACCCATTAATACTTGGcaaaaattctttcttcagcCCCACTGTTTCTGCCTTTTACAGCTGAGCAATGACATGGATCTATGTATTTATGTGCTGCAGTCTCTAAAGCTGTAAGATAACGTTCAGCTTGTCTGCAGAGCAAAGCATTTGTCTCCACGGTGCACATGCTGTGCTCAGGTTGTCATATGCTGGGGTTTTGCCTCATAAATAATCAATAATATAATTCAAACAAACCAAGTTCCTGCTGAAAGCTCAGCTTACAGCCCCACCTTTACAAACTTTGCCATCCTCTCGGTTACTTGCCAATACCTGTTTGTAAGGCAAAATGTAGAGCAGAAGTTTCTCATAGCACCATGGCATTTAtgcacagagcaaagcaaaacttACTCTTTTCGTGCCCATGAAGGAGTAGGGGgaagaatgattaaaaaaaccAAAAGGGATTATTGTGTTCCTAGCTGCCTCATGGCCTACCCTTCTGGATGAGCAGCTTCACAGCGGACGTGTGCTCCGTGTGCCCGCTTCTGGCCCCACACCAGTACCACCCCGCATCGTCCTCTCTCAGGGGGCCCATCACCACGGTGTACATCCCCTTCTCCTCGTCGCTGCTGGCGATCCGTATGCGCCCTTCGTAGGACTCATGCACAAACCCATCCAGATCcaccagcagggagcagctggccGCCTTCCACCTGCACAGGTACTTCGCCTCGTAGCTGCCCTGGGGGTCGTGGTGGCACCTCACGGACAGTGAGCCTCCCACCGCGCCGCTTAGGAACTTCGGCCTCCTGGGCCGGGAGGAGGCTGCAGGTTGGGAGAGGACCATCAGCATTAATGTGAATTAATTAGAATTTCGTGCTCCTTCTCAGGGGCCACGAGGAGCCCCCAGGGCACGGCAGCCACCCAGCGCCCCTTCCTACCTGTGGTCACCTGCAGAGCCACGTCCCGCGGGCTGTCCCGGCTGCCCAGGCTGCCCGTCCCACACCTGTACAGCCCTGcatcttcctttcttaaatcgTTTATCAGCACTTTGAATGCTCCAGAGCTGTCCTGAGGGGTAATAAAGATTCGTCCCTCGTAGCTCTTCGCCACATAGCCATTGGTGTCGGCGATGAGAGCGCAGCCAGTGCTCCCCGCTTTGCACCAGAACCTCTTTGTGCCATTGCGGGTGTccccaggagggcaggggatggTGACGGAACCGCGGAGCTCCCCGTGGAGCAACTCGGCCAGCCTCGGTGTGCCCAGGTctgtggggagagagggggTGGGCAATGTCATGCACAGCCAGGTGTGGTGGTCCCGTTTGTGCCGGTCAGCAGCTGCTTGCAGTCACACCTGGGGGTTTTTGCCCCTGAGTGCTGAATAGCAAAGGGCAGAAAAACTTGGTACCACAACGCTGTGTGCCACAACAGCACATGCTGCCCCTGGGGACTGGACCCCCCACTCCCCATTCCAACTGCCTTACCTTCCGAAACCGTCAGGTTCAGGCTGACATAGAGGTCCCGGTTGGTGCTGCCGATGCCACAGCGGTAGGTCCCCGTGTcgctgctctccagctgtgTCATTGTCACCATGAAGGTGCCGTTCTCTGGGATGTCCTCGAGGGACACCCGGCCCATGTGGCCTTTTGAGACATAGCCAGTGGTAGAAATGATGGTGTAGCAAATTCCATCACTTGCTCTTTTACACCAGTATTTTCTGTCGTGTTTGTTGGTGGGTGTGATTGAGTAGAAGCACTGGTGAGTGACCGACCCTCCAACTGTGCCTGTCAGAAACCGGGGCCCGTACAAGGTACTCAACACCGGCTCTTtgtggggaaagaaggaaacagaagttGTTTGTTAGAGAC
The sequence above is a segment of the Anser cygnoides isolate HZ-2024a breed goose chromosome 25, Taihu_goose_T2T_genome, whole genome shotgun sequence genome. Coding sequences within it:
- the LOC106041363 gene encoding polymeric immunoglobulin receptor-like produces the protein MEVLLLFVALLQEPVLSTLYGPRFLTGTVGGSVTHQCFYSITPTNKHDRKYWCKRASDGICYTIISTTGYVSKGHMGRVSLEDIPENGTFMVTMTQLESSDTGTYRCGIGSTNRDLYVSLNLTVSEDLGTPRLAELLHGELRGSVTIPCPPGDTRNGTKRFWCKAGSTGCALIADTNGYVAKSYEGRIFITPQDSSGAFKVLINDLRKEDAGLYRCGTGSLGSRDSPRDVALQVTTASSRPRRPKFLSGAVGGSLSVRCHHDPQGSYEAKYLCRWKAASCSLLVDLDGFVHESYEGRIRIASSDEEKGMYTVVMGPLREDDAGWYWCGARSGHTEHTSAVKLLIQKGTCTSQNPETYTLMNPILPSSLAAFSMPTQRNTAGTRYTAGTTYTAGTTYTTGTKYTAGTMGTMGTSTQLPTAPPGTLVTSRSSIYHESSSGESHLLPGVLSALLLLIFITIAILVLTKIKLQKETGQERSTLGHVEAVLVQAGLNPAKEQMEETGIPDKANGCKTDSSKCRIIYAILGRFRRTSLCGSYEEKNTFQQN